The DNA region ACAAATCCTGTGTATCTGGATAACCTGGGCAGGCCTCAAAATGGCAGCATTATATCTTTTAAATATATGTTGGGTAGAAAACCCGGCTTTGAGAGGAAGATAGGACGGTTCTGATGATCCGGCAACAAGCTTGTATTAGGGTAAATTACATGCCGCCCAATGGACGGCATGTGAAAATACGGGCTAATTAAATACAGCCTCGTAATAAATATTATCATTGTCCGGCCCTATTACGGGCACAAGGAATATTTCCATAGCCTCTGCCTTCCCTTTTTCATGTTCAACCTTGAATACCCCCTGAACCGGATTTACCTTATCTCTGGGGCATTTAAAAAGAAGCGAAAAAGGTTTTCTCTTGGCCAGACCCTTTACATCACCGGGCTGCGGTCTGTCCGACTCAGATATTTCGACCAGTTCGACAGCCACGGGATTTAAAGGTTCGAAGCATATGAGGAAGGTATCTCCTTTTAATTTTTCGAAATTGGCCTTGCTTAACTTGTCCAGCATAAATTCTCCTCCTACAGTCTAATCTCTTGCATAGTCCCCAATAAAAGCTGACCTTTTATGGTTTCCATACCATAAGCTGGTAAACACCGTTAACTTTCTCTCCCTGCGCTTCAAATCCCAGCCTGTGATAGAGGTTTTTTGCGGGATTGTTTTCCTCCACATGAATGGAAAGAGACTTTTCTGAATCCGCCGCTTGGGTCTGAAGCTCTCTGATTAATAAAGACCCCATTCCCCGCCCTCTGAAAGGGGGGAGTATGGCAATATCCATTATCCTTATATCCTCTTTCCCTTCGTGAAGATAGAGGCGGCCCGTATCCAGACCGCCTTCCGATATAATCATGAACCTTGCGCCGGGATAATTCTTTCGGTAATGGACGTCCTGCAGATTAAATTGTGAATTAATGAAATCTTTCTTTTCCTTATCTTTGAAAAGAGGATTTTCCATAACATCAGGGCGAGTCCCGGCAAATACCTCTTTAAGGAACTTGACGTCTTCCACCCCGGCCGGACGCAAGTTTATTTCAGATGAACTTTGATTTCTCTTTTTCATTTCAGCCGAGAACTTTAGTTACGCGAAGGATATAGGCCATCCAGGGCGATACAGTAATTCAATGCAAGGTAAGGTTGCCTGTTTTCATGCATCTGGCTGCCTCCGGCTTCTCCTACGGCTATAGTACCATCCACTTCCCCCGCCTTTAGGGTGGTATCAGGCGTATCGCTATAAAGGTTTTCCGGTGTTCTTTCAGTGCCAACCGTATATTCAGCCGGAGCGTTTCCTCCCGGGCTCGATACGTTTGCTGCACCGCTTTTGGCGGGTGTATGGGACTTTAGGTCCGGAGTTGCCGTATGGGTATGCACAGGCATCTGTGCCTGTTGAAGCTGAACTGTTTCCAGCCCCCCCCTATACGCCAGGGGGTAGTGAGACAAGCCGGGACCCTGACCAAAACTGATCGGTACGCGGCCCCTTAAGTCGGGTACTCCGAAGGTTGATCTTCCGTCACCCCCGTAATAAGTGCCGAGAAGGGAATAAAGCGCACTGTACTGACCGATGGACAACAACTGCCCCGAGCAATAGGCCCATCCCCGGGGATTGAAACTAAAGCCGAATATCCTTATTTCACCTAAAAATGGTTCTGCCATGATTTCATTTCTCCTTTTTTATTTATGTTTATTTGACGTTTATTTCCTCTTCCTTATTGTAAGGCCCACCTCCTT from Deltaproteobacteria bacterium includes:
- a CDS encoding GNAT family N-acetyltransferase: MKKRNQSSSEINLRPAGVEDVKFLKEVFAGTRPDVMENPLFKDKEKKDFINSQFNLQDVHYRKNYPGARFMIISEGGLDTGRLYLHEGKEDIRIMDIAILPPFRGRGMGSLLIRELQTQAADSEKSLSIHVEENNPAKNLYHRLGFEAQGEKVNGVYQLMVWKP
- a CDS encoding tail fiber protein — translated: MAEPFLGEIRIFGFSFNPRGWAYCSGQLLSIGQYSALYSLLGTYYGGDGRSTFGVPDLRGRVPISFGQGPGLSHYPLAYRGGLETVQLQQAQMPVHTHTATPDLKSHTPAKSGAANVSSPGGNAPAEYTVGTERTPENLYSDTPDTTLKAGEVDGTIAVGEAGGSQMHENRQPYLALNYCIALDGLYPSRN